In a genomic window of Punica granatum isolate Tunisia-2019 chromosome 6, ASM765513v2, whole genome shotgun sequence:
- the LOC116210923 gene encoding uncharacterized protein LOC116210923 isoform X2, whose translation MGRQADNFWEYAERLYGRFKCKFCKQDFAGGAPRVKSHLSGIKGRDVDICTMVPKHVQALAAEAIKGANKRPKPEYFSSSSDGTSSEVCHKNDICELDNLLAKFFLSNNIDCNVVQSSSFIDFINAVVAFGAPYKLPSYSALKTLLIPKLHSEIEAHVRSVKDSWGETGCTLISDVWFNEKEDQSFVNIMAHSWKGVVLLNAFKVPKHELDGDLLEEIICFCIQTIGPKNVVQYIDGTPVWGPTKARLTSDFPHIYVTQCVAAEIQSSFEEVYMEIEWVKLAFDKARCLITLIYGNSDLLSLMRKYTNNKQLIQPQTTDFFSNYSMLLSIIVVKNQLLQLVQSFEWLSSGSGMPEVAEIIRSLEFWNQVEEIVKALESPFLVLHLVDRYGSSSGYLYVAMEMATEEMKRIYDGNPSKYQRLWQIFNSLKEKIVHPVHAAAAFLNPAYKCSELFKDAAKVTEAMDFIVSHLVASEDKYAFVEEIRKYHDRGRELKRVKEIENIMGKAYHPCDWWAFCGHEFPMLKKYAIRILSQPCSSSAYKWSLSAFETAQMKKLNGFAFEASTNYLSWMNIILTTRFRATNASDKPKDLTELVSTDLLNEPEVPHLDPQPIRGSLIAGNHCPSRRCLHLQFVTRIPSLLVTGHEVKSEQGSPVHVFLVDPITGNVVQDSALSMLNLAVSALEGDFDEEDRNTWNREDFERNEITDVPLMTGSLQVTLKDGIGALGAFYFNYSSEIAKSGKFKLGVKTLTGECGGICVREGTSNAFVVKDVNVTSGHDAAACQMHLSEDSQVVVPMTQIPCHESATANSNVDFPSWFGPVWSPGMECKPKQKHNVKSGQVAIRWPKLKAISRWTNLKRAFMEKRAQKILRRARVQKRLEECNKGDQDCSLEDHRRLQVKEKLKENPEKDVMLTAPSQVATCPEEYSKGKSGSALDEDEESMLPGPAWEGQLKLTSCDNSTVGGSVEFPKPSTSEVSQPLTFFSSLSACKDTELLEDEEAAKPLVLEVCPPTVVSFSCAGDSIPRKQDSSQWRNLFTLFPSLLSGDDTDLGEDKAREFLKHTARQSTSPTKDNELVGMSNLSMFSPGTSNYYSNTTGFSTTSSNAQFLKAVVAGDAEPDGRILIPNLKLFTFSELKSAARNFGPDFLLGEGGFGKVYKGWVDEKTLAPSRRDSGIPVAVKKLNPESIEGFNEWQAEMKFVEAEMKFVGTLLHPNIVRLLGYCWKDNELFLVSEFTQKGSLDNHLFRRNPSIQPLSWEKRLKIAIGAARGLAFLHGSEKQVIFRDFKTSNIFLDSDYNAKIAYFGLARLGTSGGESHVMTRVMGTYGYAAPEYLATGHLSTKSDVYGFGVVLLELLTGRQALDMMQRSGQHLVEWARPFLNEGKKLKIIIDPWIEGQFSFKAILQTAELTQKCLAKEPRDRPSMKEVVKALERTEAMTELPKEKKVRSASHP comes from the exons ATGGGTAGGCAAGCAGACAATTTTTGGGAATACGCAGAGCGTTTGTATGGGCGTTTTAAGTGCAAATTCTGCAAACAAGATTTTGCTGGGGGTGCCCCTAGAGTTAAATCCCATTTATCTGGAATCAAAGGACGTGATGTAGATATATGCACCATGGTCCCAAAACATGTCCAAGCACTTGCTGCTGAGGCGATTAAAGGTGCCAATAAGAGACCAAAACCCGAATACTTTTCGAGTAGTTCCGATGGAACTTCTTCAGAAGTATGTCACAAAAATGATATCTGCGAGCTGGATAATTTGCTTGCGAAGTTCTTTCTGTCAAACAACATTGATTGCAATGTTGTTCAGTCATCTTCCTTTATTGACTTCATCAATGCTGTGGTTGCATTTGGTGCTCCTTATAAATTACCAAGTTATTCAGCACTCAAAACTCTGCTAATTCCCAAATTGCATAGCGAGATCGAAGCACATGTGAGAAGTGTGAAGGATTCTTGGGGAGAAACGGGCTGTACCCTCATCTCTGATGTTTGGTTCAATGAGAAAGAGGATCAATCCTTCGTTAACATCATGGCCCATTCGTGGAAAGGGGTAGTGCTACTGAATGCATTCAAAGTCCCAAAGCATGAATTAGATGGCGACTTATTAGAGGAAATCATCTGTTTCTGCATCCAAACTATAGGGCCAAAAAATGTTGTGCAATACATTGATGGCACTCCTGTTTGGGGACCTACCAAGGCTCGGCTCACTAGTGACTTTCCTCACATATACGTCACTCAGTGTGTTGCTGCTGAGATCCAGTCGAGTTTTGAGGAAGTTTACATGGAAATAGAGTGGGTTAAGCTGGCATTTGATAAAGCTAGATGTCTCATCACTCTTATTTATGGGAATAGCGATCTTTTGTCACTGATGAGGAAGTACACCAACAACAAGCAGTTAATACAACCTCAAACAACAGATTTTTTCTCAAACTACAGTATGCTACTGTCGATCATTGTCGTCAAAAATCAGTTACTTCAACTAGTGCAATCTTTTGAATGGCTTTCATCTGGTTCTGGTATGCCAGAAGTGGCTGAGATAATTAGAAGCTTAGAGTTTTGGAATCAAGTGGAAGAGATAGTAAAGGCTTTAGAGTCACCATTCCTAGTTCTCCACCTAGTTGATAGATATGGTTCATCTTCCGGGTACTTGTATGTGGCGATGGAAATGGCAACCgaagaaatgaaaagaatttaTGACGGCAATCCATCCAAGTACCAGAGACTATGGCAGATTTTCAACTCATTGAAGGAAAAGATTGTCCATCCGGTACATGCTGCTGCAGCCTTTCTAAATCCTGCATATAAGTGCAGTGAGTTGTTTAAAGATGCAGCCAAAGTAACTGAAGCCATGGATTTTATAGTAAGCCACTTGGTAGCGAGCGAAGATAAATATGCTTTTGTGGAAGAAATCAGGAAGTATCACGACAGAGGGAGAGAACTAAAAAGGGTCAAAGAAATTGAAAACATAATGGGGAAAGCATATCACCCAT GTGATTGGTGGGCTTTTTGTGGTCATGAGTTTCCCATGCTTAAGAAGTATGCCATCCGAATATTGAGTCAGCCCTGCAGTAGTTCAGCTTATAAGTGGAGTTTGAGTGCGTTTGAGACTGCTCAAATGAAGAAGCTGAACGGATTTGCATTTGAAGCATCGACCAATTACTTGTCTTGGATGAATATTATCTTGACCACCAGATTTAGGGCAACGAATGCGTCTGATAAGCCAAAGGATCTTACTGAGCTCGTGTCCACTGATTTGTTAAACGAGCCGGAGGTTCCCCATTTAGATCCACAACCAATTCGCGG TTCTCTAATAGCTGGTAACCATTGCCCAAGCCGGAGATGTTTGCATCTGCAGTTTGTAACTAGGATTCCTTCTCTCCTAGTTACTGGTCATGAGGTCAAAAGTGAACAAGGATCTCCTGTCCATGTGTTCTTGGTAGACCCAATCACCGGTAATGTGGTGCAAGACAGTGCATTATCGATGTTAAATTTGGCAGTTTCAGCGCTTGAAGGAGactttgatgaagaagatagaAATACTTGGAACAGGGAGGATTTTGAGAGAAATGAAATAACGGATGTCCCACTCATGACCGGCAGTCTGCAAGTGACCCTAAAGGATGGGATAGGAGCACTTGGAGCTTTCTATTTTAATTACAGCTCTGAAATTGCAAAAAGTGGGAAGTTCAAGCTTGGAGTGAAAACTCTTACAGGTGAATGTGGAGGTATTTGTGTTCGCGAGGGCACATCAAATGCATTCGTTGTGAAGGATGTTAATG TCACAAGTGGGCATGATGCCGCTGCCTGCCAGATGCACCTTTCAGAAGATTCACAAGTGGTGGTTCCTATGACACAAATACCCTGTCATGAAAGCGCTACTGCCAATAGCAACGTGGATTTCCCCAGTTGGTTTGGACCTGTTTGGAGTCCTGGAATGGAGTGCAAGCCTAAGCAGAAGCACAACGTCAAATCAGGGCAGGTAGCAATTAGATGGCCTAAGCTTAAAGCCATTTCACGGTGGACGAATCTGAAGAGAGCTTTCATGGAGAAGAGAGCTCAGAAAATTCTTAGAAGGGCCCGAGTGCAGAAGCGATTGGAAGAATGTAATAAAG GTGATCAAGATTGTAGTCTGGAAGATCACAGGCGGTTACAAGTTAAGGAAAAGCTGAAGGAAAACCCTGAGAAGGATGTGATGTTGACGGCGCCAAGTCAAGTGGCAACTTGTCCTGAGGAGTATTCCAAGGGCAAATCTGGATCTGCGTTGGATGAG GACGAGGAATCAATGCTACCAGGGCCTGCTTGGGAAGGACAACTTAAATTAACAAGTTGTGATAATTCAACTGTGGGAGGCTCTGTCGAATTTCCAAAACCAAGTACCTCAGAAGTTAGTCAACCTTTGACTTTCTTCTCGTCGTTATCGGCCTGCAAAGATACagagctcctcgaggatgag GAGGCTGCCAAGCCATTGGTATTAGAAGTATGTCCACCGACAGTGGTAAGCTTCTCATGTGCTGGAGACTCTATTCCTCGGAAACAGGATAGCTCCCAATGGAGAAATTTATTTACGCTTTTTCCCTCATTACTGAGTGGAGATGATACTGACCTTGGTGAGGATAAGGCAAGAGAGTTTCTCAAGCATACAGCAAGACAGTCAACAAGTCCAACCAAAGATAATGAATTGGTTGGCATGTCTAACCTCAGCATGT TTTCTCCAGGCACATCGAACTACTACAGCAATACCACGGGATTCTCGACCACGAGCAGCAATGCACAGTTCTTGAAGGCAGTGGTGGCAGGGGATGCTGAGCCGGATGGACGGATCTTGATACCGAATTTGAAGCTCTTCACTTTTTCCGAATTAAAAAGTGCCGCTAGGAACTTTGGACCAGATTTTCTCCTTGGGGAGGGAGGGTTCGGGAAAGTCTACAAGGGGTGGGTCGATGAGAAAACCTTAGCTCCTTCTAGAAGGGACAGTGGAATCCCGGTTGCAGTCAAGAAATTGAACCCAGAAAGTATTGAAGGTTTTAATGAATGGCAG GCAGAGATGAAATTCGTTGAGGCGGAAATGAAATTCGTTGGAACGCTTTTACACCCGAATATTGTTAGGTTACTGGGGTATTGCTGGAAGGATAATGAGCTCTTCTTGGTTTCTGAGTTCACGCAGAAGGGCAGTTTAGACAACCATCTTTTCAGAA GGAATCCCTCGATTCAACCCCTTTCTTGGGAGAAGCGACTCAAAATCGCCATTGGAGCTGCCCGAGGTCTTGCTTTCCTTCATGGTTCGGAGAAGCAAGTCATTTTCAGAGATTTCAAGACCTCAAATATATTTCTTGACTCG GATTATAATGCGAAAATAGCGTACTTTGGCTTGGCAAGATTAGGAACTTCGGGCGGAGAGTCACATGTGATGACCCGAGTTATGGGAACATATGGCTATGCAGCTCCTGAGTATCTTGCAACAG GGCATTTGTCCACAAAGAGCGACGTGTATGGGTTCGGCGTGGTCCTACTTGAGCTGCTCACTGGCCGACAGGCACTTGACAtgatgcagcggagcgggcaGCATCTGGTCGAGTGGGCCAGACCATTCCTTAACGAGGGGAAGAAACTCAAGATCATAATCGACCCTTGGATCGAGGGGCAGTTCTCATTCAAGGCAATCCTACAGACCGCAGAGCTGACCCAAAAGTGCCTTGCAAAGGAGCCAAGGGACCGCCCTTCTATGAAGGAGGTTGTCAAGGCACTTGAGCGGACTGAAGCAATGACAGAACTgcccaaagaaaagaaagtgcgGTCAGCCTCGCATCCCTAA